The following proteins are co-located in the Bosea sp. AS-1 genome:
- a CDS encoding MarR family transcriptional regulator — protein MPTPALHRAIQFLEALRDIDEDMQLKDALVLLRVASKPSIYQRELLQFVPVPQSTTTRIVDRLSDRGGLGLINSREDFEDRRTKILTLTARGQEAVKGLLARL, from the coding sequence TTGCCTACCCCCGCGCTGCACCGAGCCATCCAGTTCCTTGAAGCGCTGCGGGACATCGACGAGGACATGCAGCTCAAGGACGCGCTCGTCCTCCTGCGGGTTGCCAGCAAGCCCAGCATCTACCAGCGAGAGCTGCTCCAGTTCGTCCCCGTGCCCCAGTCCACAACAACCCGGATCGTGGACCGGCTTTCGGATCGCGGCGGGCTGGGGCTGATCAACTCGCGCGAGGACTTCGAGGACCGCAGGACCAAAATCCTGACGCTGACGGCGCGCGGACAGGAGGCCGTGAAGGGGCTGCTGGCGCGGCTGTAG
- a CDS encoding recombinase family protein gives MFIRAYLRASTAEQDATRARQQVEAFAAERGLAIAATYVENESGASLKRPELFRLLADSRPGDVLLIEQVDRLSRLNAEDWSKLKAELAARHVRVVALDLPTSWAMADPKADEFTVRMFDAINAMMLDMLAAIARKDYEDRRRRQAQGQAKAKAEGRYKGRPVNVERNDNIASLLRAGMSWARVQAITGCSRGQVAKIAKEVAQVSA, from the coding sequence ATGTTCATCCGCGCTTATCTCAGGGCATCCACCGCAGAGCAGGACGCTACGCGAGCGCGCCAGCAGGTTGAGGCATTCGCCGCAGAGCGGGGCCTCGCCATCGCCGCCACCTATGTCGAGAACGAGAGCGGGGCTTCCCTCAAGCGCCCGGAGCTGTTCCGTCTGCTAGCCGATAGCAGGCCCGGAGACGTGCTCCTCATCGAGCAGGTGGACCGCTTGTCGCGCCTGAACGCCGAGGACTGGTCCAAGCTCAAGGCAGAGCTGGCAGCCCGTCACGTTCGTGTCGTGGCGCTAGACCTGCCCACGAGCTGGGCCATGGCCGACCCGAAGGCCGACGAGTTCACCGTGCGGATGTTCGATGCCATCAACGCGATGATGCTGGACATGCTCGCCGCCATCGCCCGCAAGGACTACGAGGACCGCCGCCGCAGGCAGGCTCAAGGGCAGGCCAAGGCGAAGGCCGAGGGGAGGTATAAGGGCCGTCCGGTGAATGTAGAGCGCAACGACAACATCGCCTCCTTGCTCAGGGCTGGCATGTCGTGGGCCAGGGTGCAGGCCATCACGGGGTGCAGTCGGGGGCAGGTGGCGAAGATTGCGAAAGAGGTGGCCCAGGTATCGGCGTAG
- a CDS encoding BRO family protein, with protein sequence MTDKPTTSTFNFNALIEGVQCSHSVRAVTLEGSPWFVAQDACRVLGAHMRMKDGYEELHTGQLKKLIGADQFTLYRAEGDSRQHLLISEKGLYKLIGRSDKPHAKPFQDWLFGEVVPSIRKTGGYQLGAGETMPLPTSFTDALRQHASGTRAPGERWPPNVSRKGRHGGKSRRLFYRSSLGFFRQNQAIPVAGAAHPLPRQLTLRHI encoded by the coding sequence ATGACCGACAAGCCGACCACCTCGACCTTCAACTTCAATGCCCTGATCGAGGGCGTTCAGTGCAGCCACAGCGTCCGCGCCGTGACCCTTGAGGGGAGCCCGTGGTTCGTGGCGCAGGACGCCTGCCGGGTGCTCGGGGCGCACATGCGGATGAAGGACGGCTACGAGGAACTGCACACGGGCCAGCTTAAGAAGCTGATCGGGGCTGACCAGTTCACCCTATATCGGGCAGAGGGGGACAGCCGGCAGCACCTGCTGATTAGCGAGAAGGGTCTCTACAAACTCATCGGACGCTCCGATAAGCCGCACGCCAAGCCGTTCCAAGACTGGCTCTTCGGCGAGGTGGTTCCGTCCATCCGCAAGACGGGCGGCTACCAGCTCGGGGCCGGCGAGACGATGCCCCTTCCGACCAGCTTCACGGACGCCCTGCGGCAGCACGCCAGCGGCACCCGAGCGCCGGGCGAAAGGTGGCCCCCAAACGTTTCACGGAAGGGGCGGCACGGGGGGAAATCGCGCCGGCTCTTTTATCGATCGTCTCTCGGATTTTTTCGGCAAAACCAAGCGATACCTGTGGCTGGCGCCGCTCACCCCCTACCGCGCCAGCTGACCCTAAGGCATATCTGA
- a CDS encoding Pycsar system effector family protein, with the protein MAKNDQQEAFERVLTSTLVRVTEFLKFAEAKNAALLTFASAWILASINLLNGTNLLPSNWKWAIAAALPLFVSGALVGIVSFLPKTLLSGFHHDPEQDKSLLYFGDAATFAPAAYKERIRTRYFPPDDQSATQSYLDDLSVQIAVNSKITRRKLRFFNAGAGLVLAALAILAIPSANTLWSLVTACGAR; encoded by the coding sequence ATGGCCAAAAACGACCAACAGGAAGCGTTCGAACGGGTTCTGACGTCAACGCTGGTGCGCGTTACCGAATTTCTGAAGTTCGCGGAGGCGAAGAATGCGGCGCTCCTGACCTTCGCCTCAGCCTGGATACTCGCATCGATAAATCTGTTGAACGGCACGAACTTGCTACCTAGCAATTGGAAGTGGGCCATAGCCGCTGCTCTCCCCTTGTTCGTGTCCGGCGCATTGGTTGGCATCGTCTCCTTTCTTCCAAAGACGCTTTTGTCGGGTTTTCACCACGACCCTGAGCAGGACAAATCGCTGCTATATTTCGGAGACGCAGCGACATTCGCACCCGCCGCGTACAAAGAGCGGATTAGGACACGGTATTTTCCGCCCGACGACCAGTCGGCCACACAAAGTTACCTTGACGATTTGTCAGTTCAAATTGCGGTCAACAGCAAGATCACTCGTCGCAAATTGAGGTTCTTCAATGCGGGTGCAGGCTTGGTCCTCGCCGCGCTGGCCATACTGGCCATCCCATCAGCAAATACGCTGTGGTCGTTGGTGACCGCTTGCGGAGCAAGATGA
- a CDS encoding adenylate/guanylate cyclase domain-containing protein has protein sequence MMSIANLRDGVVDEVSAILAADFEIDVVNTTTVPRSSDASITFPNLDTKRQGAKLINTCVLYIDIRRSTELNLRHKPKTVAKLYSAFVRAMTRCARHHKGHVRGIIGDRVMVIFDQQDAFVNAVECAISMNSVSQFVINEHFKHNEVECGIGIDAGNMLATKTGLRRKGEELHAYRNLVWLGRPANVASKLTDLANKPESAVTYPMVRAAFAPAANSLGAAFQLGLGPSQNWVWRDINPFNFLDLLTTDHVSRQLVYPDPNFRAMHTVPFKSVSVPKTAPILMTEIVWDGFRAAKPTSAVVTGPMFREVKLSVPGYKGRVYSGDVHFTDFKA, from the coding sequence ATGATGTCGATTGCCAACTTGCGTGATGGTGTCGTTGACGAGGTTTCGGCTATCCTCGCGGCCGACTTCGAAATTGACGTGGTCAACACTACCACGGTGCCGCGTTCGTCGGATGCCAGCATCACCTTCCCGAACTTGGACACCAAAAGGCAGGGTGCCAAGCTCATCAATACCTGCGTATTATATATCGATATCCGCAGGTCTACGGAATTAAACCTGCGCCATAAACCAAAGACCGTTGCCAAGCTGTACTCGGCCTTTGTTCGGGCCATGACCCGGTGCGCGCGGCATCACAAGGGCCACGTCAGGGGCATTATCGGTGACCGAGTGATGGTCATCTTCGACCAGCAAGACGCCTTCGTGAATGCGGTCGAGTGCGCCATTTCAATGAATTCTGTGTCGCAGTTCGTCATCAACGAGCACTTCAAGCACAACGAGGTCGAGTGCGGCATAGGGATCGACGCAGGCAACATGCTCGCGACCAAGACGGGGCTGCGCCGGAAAGGGGAAGAGCTCCACGCCTATCGCAATCTGGTGTGGCTCGGGCGTCCCGCGAATGTCGCAAGCAAGCTCACCGATCTTGCTAATAAACCAGAGAGTGCAGTCACCTATCCGATGGTAAGGGCTGCGTTTGCGCCAGCCGCCAATTCGCTTGGCGCTGCGTTCCAGCTTGGTCTCGGGCCTTCGCAAAATTGGGTGTGGCGGGACATCAACCCGTTCAATTTCCTCGACCTGCTGACGACCGACCACGTCAGCAGGCAGTTGGTCTACCCGGACCCCAATTTCCGCGCAATGCACACCGTACCGTTCAAATCGGTTAGCGTGCCCAAGACCGCTCCTATCCTTATGACCGAGATCGTGTGGGATGGGTTCAGGGCTGCAAAACCCACTTCCGCTGTGGTCACTGGCCCTATGTTCCGCGAAGTGAAGCTGTCGGTGCCGGGGTACAAGGGGAGGGTCTACTCCGGCGACGTCCATTTTACCGACTTCAAAGCCTGA
- a CDS encoding tyrosine-type recombinase/integrase: MDVIKRLRDRIKNPKGKLPIIFQDFTQEAMDWREAVANDDNGDALYALDARLDTIRRASGLHAAQSFAAVAAGQQTPLKLALAPFFREKRFAKGYSDDITRSVGWLADWLEAKGQTVTVEAVTRRIAGEFIHERMIVTNMHPKSANRAISCLTSYWTYLGKRWGQADNPWTGQSIERRAARSEADLQEGPQSAAKRPFTDDEVKTLLAGVGRGPVVLKGSVATVLPDFCQMAALTGMRVDEIAGLRVRDVGDSGFAISKSKTTAGFLRTVPVHPDLAGIIATRIKDKKPGEYLFHELPEQKADSKRGRGAPVSQVFTRERRRLKVDERPLPGQRQSNTDFHSFRRWFVRKAADALVKGVQGYSVWTIAEVVGHAVENASLEGIKLPLGLTMSTYAGAASEDAKRACVRAVKLPG; this comes from the coding sequence GTGGACGTCATCAAGCGCCTTCGGGACCGCATCAAGAACCCGAAGGGCAAGCTCCCGATCATCTTTCAGGACTTCACGCAGGAAGCCATGGACTGGCGCGAGGCTGTCGCCAACGATGACAACGGCGATGCGCTCTATGCCCTCGACGCCCGTTTGGACACCATTAGGCGGGCCTCAGGCCTGCACGCAGCCCAGTCCTTCGCCGCCGTGGCAGCAGGACAGCAGACGCCGCTCAAGCTCGCCCTAGCGCCGTTCTTTCGCGAGAAGCGGTTCGCCAAGGGCTACTCCGACGACATCACCCGCTCGGTGGGATGGCTGGCGGACTGGCTGGAGGCGAAGGGCCAGACCGTGACGGTAGAGGCCGTGACGCGGCGGATAGCTGGCGAGTTCATCCATGAGCGGATGATCGTCACCAACATGCACCCCAAGAGCGCCAACCGGGCCATCTCCTGCCTGACTTCGTACTGGACCTATCTCGGCAAGCGCTGGGGCCAGGCCGATAATCCTTGGACCGGGCAGAGCATCGAGAGGCGCGCCGCGCGGTCTGAGGCTGATCTACAAGAGGGACCGCAGAGCGCAGCTAAGCGACCCTTCACGGACGACGAAGTGAAGACCCTGTTGGCTGGCGTGGGGCGTGGTCCTGTTGTCCTCAAGGGTTCCGTGGCGACCGTGCTGCCTGACTTCTGCCAGATGGCCGCACTGACGGGTATGCGGGTGGACGAGATAGCCGGCCTACGGGTGCGGGACGTGGGCGACAGCGGTTTCGCCATTTCCAAATCGAAAACCACAGCCGGCTTCCTTCGCACCGTGCCCGTCCATCCCGATCTTGCGGGCATCATCGCGACGCGCATCAAGGACAAGAAGCCGGGCGAGTATCTGTTCCATGAGTTGCCCGAGCAGAAGGCCGACTCTAAGCGGGGCCGGGGCGCTCCCGTGTCTCAGGTTTTCACCCGCGAACGCCGCCGCTTGAAGGTGGACGAGAGGCCGTTGCCGGGCCAGAGGCAGAGCAACACCGACTTCCATTCGTTCCGGCGATGGTTCGTCCGCAAGGCCGCCGATGCGCTTGTCAAAGGTGTGCAGGGCTACAGCGTCTGGACGATTGCGGAGGTGGTCGGGCACGCGGTCGAGAATGCGAGCCTAGAGGGCATCAAGCTGCCGCTGGGGCTTACCATGAGCACCTATGCGGGTGCTGCTTCGGAGGATGCCAAAAGGGCCTGTGTGCGGGCCGTGAAGCTGCCGGGTTGA